A genomic segment from Methanomicrobium sp. W14 encodes:
- a CDS encoding ABC transporter substrate-binding protein: MTGFENTLTFFKTGLILLATSVILAATVATSGCTAAGGGYSYSGDVNSSVSINDSYGREVIIPSELDTIVCSSGGTCTRYITYLDSSDKIIGIESGEDETETSRPYTLVNPRFSDLPVISTRGDGTNLEQVMLLNPQVIFMAGNSVMNESGQTTSSADIMQQKTNIPVVAFSPGSFRDDEGLEEMFSGLRVLGEALSKEDRAEELISYIKSCKDDLQERTANLSESERKTAYIGGLSFGGAHGLMSTSSQYVPLSWCNVENIANITDMYSTEFSKESLLYADPDYIFIDAGTLGVEDEIGGFQDIKSAAFSDMKAVQNGDVYATLPYNYRATNYATVIADAYFIGKTVYPERFSDVDPEEKANEIFTEFVGEPVFDRLNTICNNQGFEKVSLK, from the coding sequence ATGACCGGATTTGAGAATACTCTGACTTTTTTTAAGACAGGTCTTATCCTGCTGGCAACATCAGTTATTCTTGCAGCCACTGTTGCAACCTCCGGGTGTACAGCGGCAGGAGGCGGGTACAGCTACAGTGGGGATGTGAACTCCTCGGTTTCAATAAACGACAGCTACGGGCGGGAAGTTATCATCCCCTCCGAACTTGACACCATAGTGTGTTCATCCGGCGGAACGTGTACAAGGTACATCACATATCTTGACTCCTCGGACAAAATTATCGGAATAGAAAGCGGGGAAGACGAAACCGAGACCAGCAGGCCGTATACTCTCGTAAACCCCCGGTTTTCAGACCTGCCCGTAATCAGTACCAGAGGTGACGGTACAAATCTCGAACAGGTGATGCTGTTAAACCCTCAGGTCATATTTATGGCCGGGAATTCTGTCATGAATGAGTCCGGCCAGACGACATCTTCAGCGGATATCATGCAGCAAAAGACCAATATTCCCGTAGTGGCATTTTCTCCGGGGTCATTCAGGGACGATGAAGGGCTTGAGGAGATGTTTTCAGGGCTGAGGGTTCTTGGAGAGGCCCTTTCAAAAGAGGACCGTGCCGAAGAATTAATTTCATACATTAAGTCCTGCAAAGACGACCTGCAGGAAAGAACCGCAAATCTTTCCGAATCCGAAAGAAAAACCGCCTATATAGGAGGGCTCTCTTTTGGAGGAGCACACGGACTTATGTCGACGAGTTCGCAGTATGTTCCTTTATCGTGGTGCAATGTGGAGAATATTGCTAATATTACGGACATGTACAGTACCGAGTTTTCAAAGGAATCCCTGTTATATGCCGATCCCGATTATATATTCATAGATGCCGGGACCCTTGGCGTTGAGGACGAAATAGGGGGTTTTCAGGATATAAAAAGTGCAGCCTTTTCTGATATGAAGGCAGTGCAAAACGGTGACGTATACGCGACCCTTCCGTACAACTATCGTGCGACCAACTATGCTACAGTCATTGCGGACGCGTATTTCATAGGAAAGACCGTTTATCCCGAAAGGTTCTCGGATGTCGACCCTGAAGAGAAGGCCAATGAGATATTCACAGAGTTCGTTGGCGAACCTGTCTTTGACAGGTTGAATACTATCTGCAACAACCAGGGATTTGAGAAGGTTTCCCTCAAATAA
- a CDS encoding bifunctional 2-polyprenyl-6-hydroxyphenol methylase/3-demethylubiquinol 3-O-methyltransferase UbiG, translating into MDNNDNLEKWVECWKDNSKGMQGLFNENRTAERWNKMSENYGRDHMGDESERHRERTDGIFGFLKDAGFNPEGAKVLDVGCGPGPLSIPLAKAGASVTAVDIASGMLQRLRQEAEEENLLIDSRELSWWSADIDELGFRKNFDLVIASMTPAVNGLESFEKMMACSKNLCYYSNFAGGGRPEEDGFHSLIQSLIQQQPKPEEENKKMPSHRFHPGNGLYYPFMYLYLSGYRPSVKINSFGHKEGIKWEDAALRTIERLSREHTLDDAAKGKINDYFRNSAKDGICPPKQGMYTGMMVWKV; encoded by the coding sequence ATGGATAATAACGACAACCTGGAAAAATGGGTGGAGTGCTGGAAGGACAATTCAAAAGGTATGCAGGGTCTTTTCAATGAAAACCGCACGGCTGAGAGGTGGAACAAAATGTCGGAAAATTACGGCAGGGACCATATGGGAGACGAATCCGAAAGACACCGTGAAAGGACTGATGGGATATTCGGTTTCCTTAAGGATGCGGGATTTAACCCTGAAGGTGCAAAAGTCCTTGACGTAGGCTGCGGTCCTGGGCCCCTTTCCATACCTCTTGCAAAGGCGGGTGCCAGTGTTACGGCGGTCGATATCGCATCCGGGATGCTTCAGAGGCTCAGGCAGGAGGCGGAAGAAGAAAATCTTTTGATAGACTCAAGAGAGCTTTCATGGTGGAGTGCGGATATCGACGAACTCGGTTTCCGGAAGAATTTCGACCTTGTAATTGCATCGATGACACCTGCTGTCAACGGTCTCGAAAGCTTTGAAAAAATGATGGCATGCTCCAAAAATCTGTGCTATTACAGCAACTTCGCCGGAGGGGGCAGACCCGAAGAGGATGGGTTTCACAGTCTCATACAGAGTTTAATCCAGCAGCAGCCAAAACCGGAGGAAGAAAATAAAAAAATGCCCTCGCACCGTTTTCATCCCGGAAACGGTCTGTATTACCCGTTCATGTACCTCTACCTGTCGGGGTACAGGCCGTCTGTAAAGATAAACTCTTTCGGGCATAAAGAAGGGATAAAATGGGAGGACGCGGCTCTTCGTACTATAGAGCGCTTAAGTCGTGAGCACACCCTTGATGATGCGGCAAAAGGCAAAATAAATGATTATTTCAGAAATTCGGCCAAAGACGGAATCTGCCCGCCAAAGCAGGGTATGTACACCGGTATGATGGTGTGGAAGGTATGA